In a single window of the Bradyrhizobium sp. ORS 285 genome:
- a CDS encoding acyltransferase family protein: MEARYRADIDGLRAIAVCIVVLFHLKVAGFGGGFAGVDIFFVISGYLITGHILRDIELGVFSFAAFYARRARRILPALIVTIMLTFAAGWLWLPPDALRQLAKEATHGLLSIANIQYWRESNQYFAPSSDQLGLLHLWSLSAEEQFYLVTPLILVLLSRVRQVASGIALSGMVSLVAAIIWLRRDPEAVFFLTPFRVFEFALGALAIALERRFAAWPTIRTAATWSGYVVLFSSLLVIPRFQHDAGLGALPPSIATVAIIAANRPMRLFANRAVLAVGRSSYSLYLVHWPVIYFASFIFGEQASSTTGKIVQVLVMAALTVAMFVLVEQPIRRLQSAPWKQGVAFAAVIGLCVVATHAAFKADGVPWRLPEDQRARLELQRFGMSPCGRSGEDCAFGALAGSHGLELLGDSYVHQYVAALDDRLKARGIHGRTSTVGGCPMLIGMVPLPPRTAECITLRDRELARVKASPADLVVIGQAWHLYLEGPGQPDERRASEIRDGLQALLALLDRPGRRFLIIGGQVRPVTCSFDHMRMQPGPLWHAPPPRCAPFETARARADAREIDGLLDHALTGRGNAALLRPTELYCDKDCPVVRDDGVWLFLDPGHFTVAGARLMGQRADSVISQFLSEQSRP; this comes from the coding sequence TTGGAAGCGCGTTATCGGGCGGATATCGATGGCCTCAGGGCGATCGCGGTCTGCATAGTGGTTTTGTTCCACTTGAAGGTTGCCGGCTTTGGTGGCGGTTTTGCCGGCGTCGACATCTTCTTCGTCATCTCCGGCTATCTGATCACCGGGCATATCCTGCGCGACATCGAGCTCGGCGTGTTTTCGTTCGCCGCGTTCTATGCGCGCCGTGCGCGGCGGATTTTGCCCGCGCTCATCGTCACCATCATGCTGACCTTCGCCGCCGGCTGGTTGTGGCTGCCGCCGGACGCGCTGCGTCAGCTCGCCAAGGAGGCGACGCACGGCCTGCTGTCGATCGCCAACATTCAATATTGGCGCGAGTCCAACCAATATTTCGCGCCGAGCTCCGATCAGCTCGGGCTGCTGCATCTGTGGTCGCTGTCGGCCGAGGAGCAGTTTTATCTCGTGACACCACTGATCCTGGTGCTGCTCAGCCGCGTGCGCCAGGTCGCGTCAGGCATTGCTCTGTCGGGCATGGTGTCGCTCGTGGCAGCCATCATCTGGTTGCGGCGAGATCCAGAGGCCGTGTTCTTCCTGACGCCGTTTCGCGTCTTCGAGTTCGCCCTCGGCGCCCTGGCGATCGCGCTGGAGCGGCGCTTCGCGGCGTGGCCAACGATCCGGACCGCGGCGACGTGGAGCGGCTATGTCGTGCTGTTTTCCAGCCTTCTGGTCATCCCGCGCTTCCAGCATGACGCCGGGCTCGGCGCGCTGCCGCCGAGCATTGCGACGGTTGCGATCATCGCAGCGAACAGGCCGATGCGCCTGTTCGCGAACCGCGCGGTTCTGGCCGTCGGCCGTTCGTCCTACTCGCTCTATCTCGTGCACTGGCCGGTGATCTACTTCGCGAGCTTCATCTTCGGCGAGCAGGCCTCCAGCACCACTGGAAAGATCGTGCAAGTGCTGGTGATGGCGGCGCTGACCGTGGCGATGTTCGTCCTGGTCGAGCAGCCCATTCGTCGCTTGCAGAGCGCGCCGTGGAAGCAGGGGGTCGCCTTTGCCGCGGTGATAGGCCTTTGTGTCGTCGCCACGCATGCGGCCTTCAAGGCGGACGGCGTGCCGTGGCGGCTTCCGGAGGATCAGCGCGCGCGGCTCGAGCTGCAGCGGTTCGGCATGAGCCCCTGTGGTCGCTCCGGCGAGGACTGCGCCTTCGGTGCGCTGGCCGGCTCCCATGGACTGGAGCTGCTCGGCGATTCCTACGTGCATCAGTATGTCGCCGCGTTGGACGACCGCCTGAAAGCGCGCGGCATTCATGGCAGAACATCGACGGTCGGCGGCTGTCCGATGCTGATAGGAATGGTTCCACTCCCGCCGCGAACGGCGGAGTGCATCACCCTACGCGATCGCGAGCTGGCGCGCGTCAAGGCCTCGCCGGCCGATCTCGTCGTGATAGGACAGGCTTGGCACCTGTATCTGGAGGGCCCCGGGCAGCCGGACGAGCGGAGGGCAAGCGAGATCCGCGACGGCCTGCAAGCTTTGCTGGCTCTGCTCGACCGCCCTGGCCGCCGTTTCCTGATCATCGGCGGGCAGGTGAGACCGGTGACGTGCAGCTTCGACCACATGCGGATGCAGCCAGGCCCGTTGTGGCACGCGCCACCGCCGCGATGTGCCCCGTTCGAAACCGCTCGGGCGCGCGCCGATGCGCGTGAGATCGATGGCCTGCTGGATCATGCCTTGACGGGGCGCGGCAATGCCGCGCTGTTGCGGCCGACCGAGCTGTATTGCGACAAGGACTGTCCGGTCGTCCGCGACGACGGCGTCTGGCTGTTTCTCGACCCCGGCCATTTCACGGTGGCAGGGGCGCGGCTGATGGGACAACGCGCCGACTCCGTGATCTCCCAATTCCTCTCCGAACAATCCAGGCCGTAA
- a CDS encoding acyltransferase family protein — protein MERSHRADIDALRAIAVVIVVLFHLKIAGFEAGFAGVDVFFVISGYLITGQILRDVGAGRFSLSEFYLRRARRILPALVTTIAGTFAVGWLFLSPEALRQLAKEATHGLLSISNIQYWREASAYFAPTADQLPLLHLWSLSLEVQFYTLAPLLLMWAGRRGQFFRAIATIGLLSLAAAAIWLPWDSEAVFFLTPFRVFEFALGALAIPLEARLASLPRARTIAAACGDIILIGSLVIIGRYQAYAGVAALVPCAAAALIIAANAPTSLVMATPVRAIGTASYSLYLVHWPVIFFAGFIFGDAAQTPVGLAAQLAVMAALAALMFVAVEQPLRRLPWPRWAQVASFATVLLVGAGLTNVTYRANGVASRLPDDQLALFKLQGFGLNKCGSTVGRLCVFGDLQGTRGVELLGDSYVQQYVAALDTSLKTRGMIGHVSTMSGCPTLSGLTAEGPRARACAELRDSELPRIQQSPADFVVIGQAWQNYLDLREGPAAQARNAEVAQRLVETIRLLDRPGRHFLVIGGQVRPVNCAFDPLRMLPGPRWHAPARPCEAVPKSEALAANHTIDVVLGEAIRPLAKVMLLRPSEVYCDRDCPVVEDGVWLFQDAGHFTVAGAQRMGERAAPIFATFLADD, from the coding sequence TTGGAACGCAGTCATCGCGCCGACATCGATGCGCTCCGGGCGATCGCCGTCGTCATCGTCGTCCTGTTCCATCTGAAGATCGCAGGCTTCGAAGCCGGCTTTGCCGGCGTCGACGTCTTCTTCGTGATCTCCGGCTATCTGATCACGGGCCAGATCCTGCGCGATGTCGGGGCAGGGCGGTTCTCGCTGTCGGAGTTCTATCTGCGGCGCGCGCGGCGCATCCTGCCGGCGCTGGTCACGACGATCGCGGGGACCTTCGCAGTGGGCTGGCTGTTCCTGTCGCCTGAGGCCCTGCGCCAGCTTGCCAAGGAGGCGACGCACGGGCTGCTCTCGATCTCCAACATCCAGTACTGGCGCGAGGCGAGCGCCTATTTCGCACCCACAGCCGACCAGCTGCCGCTGCTGCATCTCTGGTCGTTGTCGCTCGAAGTGCAGTTCTACACGCTTGCACCTTTGCTGCTGATGTGGGCGGGGCGCCGCGGCCAGTTCTTCAGGGCGATCGCGACGATCGGGCTATTGTCGCTGGCTGCGGCCGCGATCTGGTTGCCTTGGGATTCGGAGGCCGTGTTCTTCCTGACGCCGTTCCGCGTGTTCGAATTCGCGCTTGGTGCACTCGCCATTCCCTTGGAAGCGCGCCTTGCATCGCTGCCGCGCGCGCGGACCATCGCGGCGGCCTGCGGCGACATCATCCTGATCGGCAGCCTCGTGATCATCGGCCGCTACCAGGCCTATGCCGGTGTCGCGGCGCTCGTGCCCTGCGCGGCCGCCGCCCTCATCATCGCCGCCAACGCGCCGACCTCGCTGGTGATGGCAACTCCGGTGCGCGCCATCGGCACAGCCTCCTATTCGCTCTATCTTGTCCATTGGCCGGTCATCTTCTTCGCCGGCTTCATCTTCGGCGATGCGGCTCAGACACCCGTGGGCCTCGCGGCCCAGCTCGCGGTGATGGCCGCGCTGGCCGCGCTGATGTTCGTTGCGGTCGAGCAGCCGCTGCGGCGGCTGCCCTGGCCGCGCTGGGCCCAGGTGGCGAGCTTTGCGACCGTGCTGCTGGTCGGCGCGGGCCTGACCAATGTGACGTATCGCGCCAACGGCGTCGCATCGCGGTTGCCCGACGACCAGCTCGCGTTGTTCAAGCTGCAAGGCTTCGGCCTGAACAAATGCGGCAGCACCGTCGGGCGACTCTGCGTCTTCGGCGATCTCCAGGGCACGCGCGGTGTCGAGCTGCTCGGCGACTCCTATGTCCAGCAATATGTCGCGGCGCTCGATACGTCGTTGAAGACGCGCGGCATGATCGGACATGTGTCGACGATGAGCGGGTGCCCGACCCTGTCCGGCCTGACCGCGGAGGGTCCGCGTGCACGCGCCTGTGCGGAGCTGCGCGACAGTGAGCTGCCGCGCATCCAGCAATCGCCGGCCGATTTCGTCGTGATCGGGCAGGCATGGCAGAACTATCTGGATCTGCGCGAGGGACCGGCGGCGCAGGCGCGCAACGCCGAGGTCGCCCAGCGCCTGGTCGAGACCATTCGCCTGCTGGATCGGCCGGGCCGCCATTTCCTCGTGATCGGCGGCCAGGTGCGCCCCGTGAACTGCGCCTTCGATCCCCTGCGCATGCTGCCGGGCCCGCGCTGGCATGCGCCGGCGAGGCCTTGCGAGGCCGTGCCGAAGAGCGAGGCGCTCGCCGCCAATCACACCATCGATGTGGTCCTCGGCGAGGCGATCAGGCCGTTGGCCAAGGTGATGCTGCTGCGGCCATCGGAGGTGTATTGCGACCGGGATTGTCCTGTCGTCGAGGACGGCGTCTGGCTGTTCCAGGACGCCGGCCATTTCACGGTGGCGGGCGCGCAGCGCATGGGCGAGCGCGCCGCGCCGATCTTTGCGACTTTCCTGGCTGACGATTAG
- a CDS encoding acyltransferase family protein has protein sequence MSSINYRPDIDCLRAFAVISVIAFHYDIPPFRSGYVGVDVFFVISGFLITRIIRDEARAGTFSFAAFYRRRARRILPAAFAMLFAILLGAGVILLPQDTVSAAQQALAVLTFSSNILFWSQQGYFDAAGITKPLLHTWSLGVEEQYYLLFPVFALAVFRLRRPLMLASLIAVCAASLLLCVIQTRTHPAAAFYLLPARAWQLALGALLAVEALPALRSQSLRIAVTTLGWIALGISVNIYSPRTPYPGVAALLPCLATAAVIWGKPDLNRTVLTVASPMIAIGLWSYSLYLWHWPVASFATAMWGPPSSATDKLALLGACTMLALASFYLVEQPARRADWQITARALAATGATAVAASITMIMLSGFPGRFSPQQQAMAAFLGYDHRSAYEEGHCFLTPGQTFAALQPDCLAKGARPRVLLWGDSHAAHLVDGLKRALPQITLARATMAQCVPYDEPGQSSACAEFNRRLPGLVRDLAPDIVILSGNWTRTAMAPAARASLQAVIKTIADTGAEIVVVGPSPQFDRPLPHLLIAAQRFGVATDGHTLDLLGEVDEFLRELLDGLPQTDYVSLIDRLCPRSRCVLQTSDDAPLAWDDGHFTAQGSALAAIEIVKASPALAASITPRSE, from the coding sequence TTGAGTTCAATCAACTATCGTCCCGACATCGACTGCCTGCGCGCCTTCGCCGTGATCTCGGTGATCGCGTTCCATTACGACATCCCGCCGTTCCGCAGCGGCTATGTCGGCGTGGACGTGTTCTTCGTGATCTCGGGCTTCCTGATCACGCGGATCATCCGTGACGAAGCGCGCGCCGGCACGTTCTCCTTCGCGGCGTTCTACCGCCGCCGCGCCCGGCGCATCTTGCCCGCCGCCTTCGCCATGCTGTTCGCCATCCTGCTCGGCGCCGGCGTGATCCTGCTGCCGCAGGACACGGTGTCGGCCGCACAGCAGGCTCTGGCCGTGCTCACCTTCTCCTCGAACATCCTGTTCTGGTCGCAGCAGGGCTATTTCGATGCCGCGGGGATTACCAAGCCGCTGCTGCACACCTGGTCGCTCGGCGTCGAGGAGCAGTACTATCTGCTGTTTCCCGTGTTCGCGCTGGCCGTGTTCAGGCTGCGCCGCCCGCTGATGCTCGCGAGCCTCATCGCTGTGTGCGCAGCCTCGTTGCTGCTCTGCGTGATCCAGACCCGGACGCACCCGGCCGCCGCCTTCTATCTGCTGCCGGCGCGCGCCTGGCAGCTGGCGCTTGGCGCGTTGCTCGCGGTGGAAGCGCTGCCGGCGCTGCGCTCTCAGTCGCTCAGGATCGCGGTGACCACGCTCGGGTGGATCGCGCTCGGCATCTCCGTCAACATCTACTCGCCGCGCACACCCTACCCCGGCGTCGCCGCGCTGCTGCCCTGCCTCGCCACCGCCGCCGTGATCTGGGGCAAGCCGGACCTGAACAGGACGGTTCTCACAGTGGCATCGCCGATGATCGCAATCGGACTGTGGTCGTATTCGCTGTATCTCTGGCACTGGCCGGTCGCGTCGTTCGCCACCGCCATGTGGGGGCCGCCGAGCTCGGCCACGGACAAGCTCGCCCTGCTCGGCGCCTGCACGATGCTGGCGCTGGCGAGCTTCTATCTCGTCGAGCAACCCGCACGTCGCGCCGACTGGCAGATCACGGCGCGGGCGCTTGCCGCGACCGGCGCGACCGCAGTGGCGGCCAGCATCACCATGATCATGCTATCAGGCTTTCCCGGCCGCTTCTCCCCGCAGCAGCAGGCCATGGCCGCTTTCCTCGGCTATGACCACCGGAGCGCTTATGAGGAAGGGCATTGTTTCCTGACCCCGGGTCAGACCTTCGCAGCGCTACAGCCCGACTGCCTCGCCAAGGGCGCCCGGCCCCGCGTCCTGCTGTGGGGCGACAGCCATGCCGCGCATCTCGTCGACGGGCTGAAGCGCGCTCTGCCGCAGATCACGCTGGCGCGCGCAACGATGGCGCAATGCGTTCCCTACGACGAACCGGGCCAATCCTCGGCCTGCGCCGAGTTCAACCGCCGGCTGCCCGGCCTGGTGCGCGATCTCGCACCCGACATTGTCATTCTCTCAGGCAATTGGACGCGCACCGCGATGGCACCGGCTGCGCGCGCAAGCCTGCAGGCCGTGATCAAGACAATCGCGGACACCGGCGCCGAGATCGTCGTGGTGGGGCCGAGCCCGCAATTCGACCGGCCCCTGCCGCACCTGCTGATCGCGGCGCAGCGCTTCGGCGTCGCCACTGATGGTCACACGCTGGATCTGCTCGGCGAAGTCGACGAGTTCCTGCGCGAGCTGTTGGACGGCCTGCCGCAGACCGATTACGTGTCGCTGATCGACCGGCTCTGCCCCAGGAGCCGCTGCGTGTTGCAGACATCCGACGACGCGCCGCTCGCCTGGGATGACGGCCATTTCACCGCCCAAGGCTCGGCACTGGCGGCGATCGAGATCGTCAAGGCCTCGCCAGCGCTGGCTGCGTCGATCACGCCCCGGAGCGAGTGA